One window of the Calorimonas adulescens genome contains the following:
- a CDS encoding redox-sensing transcriptional repressor Rex, with translation MGKATRVSMAVVRRLPRYHRYLGELLKNDVRRISSRELSERMGVTASQIRQDLNCFGGFGQQGYGYNVEELYSAITKILGLDKSYNSIIVGAGNLGQAIAGYTNFEKSGFTLKALFDKNPKLIGLRIRDIEILDVDILADFLNENKIDIGILCIPRSSAQQIADILTHNGVRAIWNFSVTDLNVPDNVIVENVHLSDSLYTISYRLNEDELFKTIEKDKQKAFNS, from the coding sequence ATGGGAAAAGCTACGAGGGTATCCATGGCCGTAGTAAGGCGGCTCCCAAGGTATCACAGGTATTTAGGAGAACTTCTGAAAAATGATGTGAGAAGGATATCGTCGAGAGAACTCAGTGAACGCATGGGTGTTACGGCGTCACAGATAAGGCAGGATCTTAACTGTTTTGGAGGATTTGGACAACAGGGTTATGGCTATAACGTGGAGGAGCTATACAGCGCTATAACCAAGATCTTGGGACTTGATAAGTCATATAATTCGATTATTGTTGGTGCTGGCAACCTCGGCCAGGCCATAGCAGGATATACAAACTTTGAAAAATCGGGTTTTACACTTAAGGCCTTGTTTGACAAAAATCCTAAACTCATAGGCCTCCGTATAAGGGATATAGAGATACTGGATGTTGATATACTGGCGGATTTCTTGAATGAAAACAAAATTGACATCGGCATATTGTGTATACCAAGATCCAGTGCCCAGCAGATAGCAGATATATTAACGCATAATGGTGTAAGGGCAATCTGGAACTTTTCTGTGACAGATCTCAATGTACCGGACAATGTAATAGTTGAAAATGTGCATTTGAGCGACAGTCTCTATACCATATCCTATAGATTGAATGAGGATGAACTGTTTAAAACCATCGAAAAGGATAAACAGAAAGCATTTAACTCCTGA